The following are encoded in a window of Platichthys flesus chromosome 19, fPlaFle2.1, whole genome shotgun sequence genomic DNA:
- the tjp2a gene encoding tight junction protein ZO-2a isoform X5, whose translation MEETVWEQYTVTLQRDPKMGFGIAVSGGRDNPNEESGETSIVVSDVLQGGPADGLLFENDRVVQVNAIPMDGATHSFAVSTLRKCGKVAKITVKRPRKVPVNLVNRPSSPDDRVFNNDYNDDYNYDQDRRSVYSGRDHSPERERGGGYLDSGYQTHERDHDRDFDRRDRGRNPERDLSPDRPYRRDGSRGRILDKERSPERPYRNDKMLDRDHSPDRRYRSERTLDRDHSPERRYRSERALDRESPDHRFRNEKTLERNHSPYRRDSPGRGHGRDHSFERGRDRIPSDPRKYDEPVRRSGSRDRLDRSPSPAAMPIPLPRPARDLEPLEKPLNVLLLKKRPNEEYGLRLGSQLFIKEMTSTGLASRDGNLQEGDIILKINGTVTENLSLSDAGKLIEKSRGKLQLVVQRDKQQVLIRVPPMADSDSELDDISEIESYRSYSPQDDRRGHHSDLSSHSSNERLREKPREEPPNRLAKMGAMPTPFRVPDRAVEDTPPLLPEREELPPETPPVKPVVAATQKFHAPPKVPLKPNTEDQEVYGPNTLMVRFQKGDSVGLRLAGGNDVGIFIAGVQEDSAAEKEGLRTGDQIMKVNNTDFRGMVREDAVLFLLEVPKGEDITILAQSKPEVYKDILASGRGDSFFIRTHFEFEKEAPQCLPFSRGEIFKVTDTLYDGKLGNWLAIRSDKDNQLLEKGIIPNKSRAEQMSNVQNAARAASGNDRGDFWRLRGQRAAKKKDIRKSREDLSAAPVTTRFPAYERVVLREAGFKRPVVIFGPISDTVNEKLANDMPDKFVIAKTEPKDAGSEKSSGVVRLNTIRQIIEQDLHALLDVTPKAVDTLNYTQWYPIVIFLNPDSKQGIKTLRSRVAPGSSRSARKLYEQSVKLRKTCTHLFTATIDLNSANDGWYGSVKDSIQEQQDRAVWVCEGKLEGSEQDLDLHDDRMSYLSAMSADYLSMDSRLTSDYEDTADEGGAYTDNELDEPLDEPQPVSAIARSSEPVLPDEKLHPEPRARVRRSGSREKLNRDPSPPPSFVPEPPKVRAQTRTDSTRSYDSHSSSTISSDVVGGNRPLPPPVALKPSVPRMPSEERVPVREEDDPASKSFLGKIKAFEKMDHLARAQRMLELQEAENARLEIAQKHPDIYAIPVKLPKPNLNRPQPIGSSSNPEPQAPSRPSYSETRGYEDQETEYRRQLADQTKRGYYNPQKYKDTEL comes from the exons ATGGAGGAGACTGTGTGGGAGCAGTACACTGTGACTCTGCAGAGG GATCCCAAGATGGGCTTTGGCATCGCAGTGTCGGGAGGTCGTGACAACCCGAATGAGGAAAGTGGCGAGACGTCCATCGTGGTGTCGGACGTCCTGCAGGGGGGGCCGGCTGATGGCTTGTTATT tgaGAACGACCGCGTGGTGCAGGTGAACGCCATCCCCATGGACGGGGCCACCCACTCCTTCGCCGTCTCGACCCTCAGGAAGTGCGGCAAAGTCGCCAAAATT ACAGTGAAGCGGCCCCGGAAGGTTCCGGTCAACCTGGTGAACCGTCCGTCCTCACCCGATGACCGAGTCTTCAACAATGACTACAACGATGATTACAACTACGACCAGGACCGCCGCAGTGTGTACAGCGGGCGGGACCACAGTCCGGAGAGGGAGCGAGGCGGAGGCTACCTGGATTCTGGCTATCAAACCCACGAGCGGGACCACGACAGGGATTTCGACCGGCGGGACCGCGGCAGGAACCCGGAGAGAGACCTCAGCCCGGACCGGCCGTACAGGAGGGACGGCAGCAGAGGTCGCATTCTAGATAAAGAGCGCAGCCCAGAGCGCCCCTACCGGAATGACAAGATGCTCGACCGTGACCACAGCCCGGATAGAAGATACCGCAGCGAGCGCACGCTGGACCGGGATCACAGCCCCGAGCGCCGCTACCGCAGCGAACGAGCCCTGGACCGGGAGAGCCCGGACCATCGCTTCCGCAACGAGAAAACCCTGGAGCGCAACCACAGCCCCTACCGGCGTGACAGCCCGGGCAGAGGCCACGGGCGCGACCACAGCTTTGAGCGAGGAAGGGATCGCATCCCCAGTGACCCGAGGAAGTACGACGAGCCGGTGAGACGCAGCGGCAGCAGGGATCGCCTGGACCGCTCGCCCTCCCCGGCCGCCATGCCCATCCCTCTGCCGCGCCCGGCCCGGGACCTGGAGCCGCTGGAGAAACCGCTGAacgtgctgctgctgaagaaacGACCCAACGAAG AGTACGGTCTTCGTCTGGGCAGCCAACTCTTCATCAAGGAGATGACCAGCACTGGACTCGCCAGCAGGGACGGGAACCTGCAGGAGGGAGACATCATACTGAAG atCAACGGCACCGTGACGGAGAACCTGTCCCTCAGCGACGCCGGGAAGCTGATCGAGAAGTCCCGCGggaagctgcagctggtggtGCAGAGGGACAAGCAGCAGGTGCTGATCCGCGTCCCCCCGATGGCCGACAGTGACTCTGAGCTCGATG aTATCTCAGAGATCGAGTCGTACCGCTCCTACTCGCCGCAGGACGACAGGCGGGGCCACCACTCCGacctctcctcccactcctccaaCGAGCGGCTGAGGGAGAAGCCCAG AGAGGAGCCGCCCAACCGGCTGGCCAAGATGGGCGCCATGCCAACACCGTTCAGAGTGCCCGACCGAGCCGTAGAAGACACGCCCCCTCTGCTgccagagagggaggagctaCCACCAGAGACGCCTCCAGTGAAACCAG TCGTCGCTGCAACACAAAAGTTCCATGCTCCTCCCAAAGTGCCACTGAAGCCAAATACAGAGGACCAGGAGGTTTACGG CCCGAACACGTTGATGGTGCGTTTCCAGAAAGGCGACAGCGTGGGTCTGAGGCTGGCCGGAGGAAACGATGTCGGCATCTTCATCGCCGGCGTTCAGGAGGACAGCGCGGCCGAGAAGGAGGGTCTCCGCACGGGGGACCAGATCATGAAG GTGAACAACACTGACTTCAGAGGAATGGTGCGTGAGGACGCTGTTCTCTTCCTCCTGGAGGTTCCTAAGGGAGAAGACATCACCATACTTGCTCAGAGTAAACCTGAAG tgtACAAGGACATTTTAGCGTCGGGCCGAGGCGACTCGTTCTTCATCAGGACTCACTTTGAGTTCGAGAAGGAGGCGCCGCAGTGTCTCCCTTTCTCCAGAGGGGAGATCTTCAAGGTGACGGACACACTGTACGATGGCAAACTGGGCAACTGGCTGGCGATCCGCAGCGACAAAGACAACCAGCTGTTAGAGAAAGGGATCATCCCCAACaagagcag GGCAGAGCAAATGTCCAACGTCCAGAACGCTGCTCGGGCGGCATCGGGCAACGACCGAGGAGACTTCTGGAGGCTGAGAGGTCAAAGAGCAGCGAAGAAGAAGGATATCCGCAAGAGCCGAGAGGACCTGAGCGCCGCGCCGGTCACCACCCGATTCCCCGCCTACGAGAGAGTGGTCCTGCGTGAAG CTGGATTCAAAAGGCCTGTGGTGATTTTCGGGCCCATTTCTGATACAGTGAATGAGAAACTGGCCAATGACATGCCGGACAAGTTTGTCATCGCCA AAACGGAGCCTAAAGACGCAGGAAGTGAGAAATCCTCGGGAGTGGTGAGACTGAACACCATCCGACAGATCATTGAGCAG GACCTCCACGCCCTCCTGGATGTGACCCCCAAAGCCGTGGACACTCTGAACTACACACAGTGGTATCCCATCGTCATCTTCCTGAACCCGGACAGCAAGCAAGGCATCAAGACCCTGAGGAGCCGCGTGGCACCGGGATCCAGCCGCAGCGCTCGCAAGCTGTACGAGCAGTCCGTCAAGCTGAGGAAGACCTGCACTCACCTTTTCACCG CGACCATCGACCTGAACTCGGCCAACGACGGCTGGTACGGCAGCGTGAAGGATTCTATTCAGGAGCAGCAGGACCGAgccgtgtgggtgtgtgaggggAAG CTCGAAGGCTCGGAGCAGGACCTGGATCTCCACGATGACCGCATGTCCTACCTGTCGGCAATGAGCGCCGACTACCTGAGCATGGACAGCCGACTGACCAGCGACTACGAGGACACCGCGGACGAGGGCGGGGCTTACACCGACAACGAGCTGGACGAGCCCCTGGACGAGCCTCAGCCCGTGTCGGCCATCGCCCGGTCGTCAGAGCCGGTGCTGCCGGACGAG aagctTCACCCTGAGCCTCGGGCCCGTGTGCGGAGGtcagggagcagagagaagctGAACAGAGACCCCAGCCCTCCCCCCTCTTTTGTCCCTGAACCCCCGAAG GTGCGTGCTCAGACCCGGACCGACTCCACGCGGAGCTATGACTCTCACTCCAGCAGCACCATCAGCAGTGACGTAGTGGGCGGGAACAGGCCGCTCCCCCCTCCCGTGGCCCTGAAGCCCTCCGTCCCCCGCATGCCCTCGGAGGAGCGGGTCCCggtcagagaggaggacgaCCCCGCCTCCAAATCCTTCCTGGGCAAG
- the tjp2a gene encoding tight junction protein ZO-2a isoform X6, translated as MPVNGGGLLSLSRYATQYFTNPVMEETVWEQYTVTLQRDPKMGFGIAVSGGRDNPNEESGETSIVVSDVLQGGPADGLLFENDRVVQVNAIPMDGATHSFAVSTLRKCGKVAKITVKRPRKVPVNLVNRPSSPDDRVFNNDYNDDYNYDQDRRSVYSGRDHSPERERGGGYLDSGYQTHERDHDRDFDRRDRGRNPERDLSPDRPYRRDGSRGRILDKERSPERPYRNDKMLDRDHSPDRRYRSERTLDRDHSPERRYRSERALDRESPDHRFRNEKTLERNHSPYRRDSPGRGHGRDHSFERGRDRIPSDPRKYDEPVRRSGSRDRLDRSPSPAAMPIPLPRPARDLEPLEKPLNVLLLKKRPNEEYGLRLGSQLFIKEMTSTGLASRDGNLQEGDIILKINGTVTENLSLSDAGKLIEKSRGKLQLVVQRDKQQVLIRVPPMADSDSELDDISEIESYRSYSPQDDRRGHHSDLSSHSSNERLREKPREEPPNRLAKMGAMPTPFRVPDRAVEDTPPLLPEREELPPETPPVKPVVAATQKFHAPPKVPLKPNTEDQEVYGPNTLMVRFQKGDSVGLRLAGGNDVGIFIAGVQEDSAAEKEGLRTGDQIMKVNNTDFRGMVREDAVLFLLEVPKGEDITILAQSKPEVYKDILASGRGDSFFIRTHFEFEKEAPQCLPFSRGEIFKVTDTLYDGKLGNWLAIRSDKDNQLLEKGIIPNKSRAEQMSNVQNAARAASGNDRGDFWRLRGQRAAKKKDIRKSREDLSAAPVTTRFPAYERVVLREAGFKRPVVIFGPISDTVNEKLANDMPDKFVIAKTEPKDAGSEKSSGVVRLNTIRQIIEQDLHALLDVTPKAVDTLNYTQWYPIVIFLNPDSKQGIKTLRSRVAPGSSRSARKLYEQSVKLRKTCTHLFTATIDLNSANDGWYGSVKDSIQEQQDRAVWVCEGKLEGSEQDLDLHDDRMSYLSAMSADYLSMDSRLTSDYEDTADEGGAYTDNELDEPLDEPQPVSAIARSSEPVLPDEVRAQTRTDSTRSYDSHSSSTISSDVVGGNRPLPPPVALKPSVPRMPSEERVPVREEDDPASKSFLGKIKAFEKMDHLARAQRMLELQEAENARLEIAQKHPDIYAIPVKLPKPNLNRPQPIGSSSNPEPQAPSRPSYSETRGYEDQETEYRRQLADQTKRGYYNPQKYKDTEL; from the exons ATGCCAGTGAACGGAGGGGGGCTGCTCTCCCTGAGCAGATACGCCACGCAGTATTTCACC AACCCGGTGATGGAGGAGACTGTGTGGGAGCAGTACACTGTGACTCTGCAGAGG GATCCCAAGATGGGCTTTGGCATCGCAGTGTCGGGAGGTCGTGACAACCCGAATGAGGAAAGTGGCGAGACGTCCATCGTGGTGTCGGACGTCCTGCAGGGGGGGCCGGCTGATGGCTTGTTATT tgaGAACGACCGCGTGGTGCAGGTGAACGCCATCCCCATGGACGGGGCCACCCACTCCTTCGCCGTCTCGACCCTCAGGAAGTGCGGCAAAGTCGCCAAAATT ACAGTGAAGCGGCCCCGGAAGGTTCCGGTCAACCTGGTGAACCGTCCGTCCTCACCCGATGACCGAGTCTTCAACAATGACTACAACGATGATTACAACTACGACCAGGACCGCCGCAGTGTGTACAGCGGGCGGGACCACAGTCCGGAGAGGGAGCGAGGCGGAGGCTACCTGGATTCTGGCTATCAAACCCACGAGCGGGACCACGACAGGGATTTCGACCGGCGGGACCGCGGCAGGAACCCGGAGAGAGACCTCAGCCCGGACCGGCCGTACAGGAGGGACGGCAGCAGAGGTCGCATTCTAGATAAAGAGCGCAGCCCAGAGCGCCCCTACCGGAATGACAAGATGCTCGACCGTGACCACAGCCCGGATAGAAGATACCGCAGCGAGCGCACGCTGGACCGGGATCACAGCCCCGAGCGCCGCTACCGCAGCGAACGAGCCCTGGACCGGGAGAGCCCGGACCATCGCTTCCGCAACGAGAAAACCCTGGAGCGCAACCACAGCCCCTACCGGCGTGACAGCCCGGGCAGAGGCCACGGGCGCGACCACAGCTTTGAGCGAGGAAGGGATCGCATCCCCAGTGACCCGAGGAAGTACGACGAGCCGGTGAGACGCAGCGGCAGCAGGGATCGCCTGGACCGCTCGCCCTCCCCGGCCGCCATGCCCATCCCTCTGCCGCGCCCGGCCCGGGACCTGGAGCCGCTGGAGAAACCGCTGAacgtgctgctgctgaagaaacGACCCAACGAAG AGTACGGTCTTCGTCTGGGCAGCCAACTCTTCATCAAGGAGATGACCAGCACTGGACTCGCCAGCAGGGACGGGAACCTGCAGGAGGGAGACATCATACTGAAG atCAACGGCACCGTGACGGAGAACCTGTCCCTCAGCGACGCCGGGAAGCTGATCGAGAAGTCCCGCGggaagctgcagctggtggtGCAGAGGGACAAGCAGCAGGTGCTGATCCGCGTCCCCCCGATGGCCGACAGTGACTCTGAGCTCGATG aTATCTCAGAGATCGAGTCGTACCGCTCCTACTCGCCGCAGGACGACAGGCGGGGCCACCACTCCGacctctcctcccactcctccaaCGAGCGGCTGAGGGAGAAGCCCAG AGAGGAGCCGCCCAACCGGCTGGCCAAGATGGGCGCCATGCCAACACCGTTCAGAGTGCCCGACCGAGCCGTAGAAGACACGCCCCCTCTGCTgccagagagggaggagctaCCACCAGAGACGCCTCCAGTGAAACCAG TCGTCGCTGCAACACAAAAGTTCCATGCTCCTCCCAAAGTGCCACTGAAGCCAAATACAGAGGACCAGGAGGTTTACGG CCCGAACACGTTGATGGTGCGTTTCCAGAAAGGCGACAGCGTGGGTCTGAGGCTGGCCGGAGGAAACGATGTCGGCATCTTCATCGCCGGCGTTCAGGAGGACAGCGCGGCCGAGAAGGAGGGTCTCCGCACGGGGGACCAGATCATGAAG GTGAACAACACTGACTTCAGAGGAATGGTGCGTGAGGACGCTGTTCTCTTCCTCCTGGAGGTTCCTAAGGGAGAAGACATCACCATACTTGCTCAGAGTAAACCTGAAG tgtACAAGGACATTTTAGCGTCGGGCCGAGGCGACTCGTTCTTCATCAGGACTCACTTTGAGTTCGAGAAGGAGGCGCCGCAGTGTCTCCCTTTCTCCAGAGGGGAGATCTTCAAGGTGACGGACACACTGTACGATGGCAAACTGGGCAACTGGCTGGCGATCCGCAGCGACAAAGACAACCAGCTGTTAGAGAAAGGGATCATCCCCAACaagagcag GGCAGAGCAAATGTCCAACGTCCAGAACGCTGCTCGGGCGGCATCGGGCAACGACCGAGGAGACTTCTGGAGGCTGAGAGGTCAAAGAGCAGCGAAGAAGAAGGATATCCGCAAGAGCCGAGAGGACCTGAGCGCCGCGCCGGTCACCACCCGATTCCCCGCCTACGAGAGAGTGGTCCTGCGTGAAG CTGGATTCAAAAGGCCTGTGGTGATTTTCGGGCCCATTTCTGATACAGTGAATGAGAAACTGGCCAATGACATGCCGGACAAGTTTGTCATCGCCA AAACGGAGCCTAAAGACGCAGGAAGTGAGAAATCCTCGGGAGTGGTGAGACTGAACACCATCCGACAGATCATTGAGCAG GACCTCCACGCCCTCCTGGATGTGACCCCCAAAGCCGTGGACACTCTGAACTACACACAGTGGTATCCCATCGTCATCTTCCTGAACCCGGACAGCAAGCAAGGCATCAAGACCCTGAGGAGCCGCGTGGCACCGGGATCCAGCCGCAGCGCTCGCAAGCTGTACGAGCAGTCCGTCAAGCTGAGGAAGACCTGCACTCACCTTTTCACCG CGACCATCGACCTGAACTCGGCCAACGACGGCTGGTACGGCAGCGTGAAGGATTCTATTCAGGAGCAGCAGGACCGAgccgtgtgggtgtgtgaggggAAG CTCGAAGGCTCGGAGCAGGACCTGGATCTCCACGATGACCGCATGTCCTACCTGTCGGCAATGAGCGCCGACTACCTGAGCATGGACAGCCGACTGACCAGCGACTACGAGGACACCGCGGACGAGGGCGGGGCTTACACCGACAACGAGCTGGACGAGCCCCTGGACGAGCCTCAGCCCGTGTCGGCCATCGCCCGGTCGTCAGAGCCGGTGCTGCCGGACGAG GTGCGTGCTCAGACCCGGACCGACTCCACGCGGAGCTATGACTCTCACTCCAGCAGCACCATCAGCAGTGACGTAGTGGGCGGGAACAGGCCGCTCCCCCCTCCCGTGGCCCTGAAGCCCTCCGTCCCCCGCATGCCCTCGGAGGAGCGGGTCCCggtcagagaggaggacgaCCCCGCCTCCAAATCCTTCCTGGGCAAG
- the tjp2a gene encoding tight junction protein ZO-2a isoform X3, whose translation MKTVLSLHRKWAHAVKTIRILQGLNPVMEETVWEQYTVTLQRDPKMGFGIAVSGGRDNPNEESGETSIVVSDVLQGGPADGLLFENDRVVQVNAIPMDGATHSFAVSTLRKCGKVAKITVKRPRKVPVNLVNRPSSPDDRVFNNDYNDDYNYDQDRRSVYSGRDHSPERERGGGYLDSGYQTHERDHDRDFDRRDRGRNPERDLSPDRPYRRDGSRGRILDKERSPERPYRNDKMLDRDHSPDRRYRSERTLDRDHSPERRYRSERALDRESPDHRFRNEKTLERNHSPYRRDSPGRGHGRDHSFERGRDRIPSDPRKYDEPVRRSGSRDRLDRSPSPAAMPIPLPRPARDLEPLEKPLNVLLLKKRPNEEYGLRLGSQLFIKEMTSTGLASRDGNLQEGDIILKINGTVTENLSLSDAGKLIEKSRGKLQLVVQRDKQQVLIRVPPMADSDSELDDISEIESYRSYSPQDDRRGHHSDLSSHSSNERLREKPREEPPNRLAKMGAMPTPFRVPDRAVEDTPPLLPEREELPPETPPVKPVVAATQKFHAPPKVPLKPNTEDQEVYGPNTLMVRFQKGDSVGLRLAGGNDVGIFIAGVQEDSAAEKEGLRTGDQIMKVNNTDFRGMVREDAVLFLLEVPKGEDITILAQSKPEVYKDILASGRGDSFFIRTHFEFEKEAPQCLPFSRGEIFKVTDTLYDGKLGNWLAIRSDKDNQLLEKGIIPNKSRAEQMSNVQNAARAASGNDRGDFWRLRGQRAAKKKDIRKSREDLSAAPVTTRFPAYERVVLREAGFKRPVVIFGPISDTVNEKLANDMPDKFVIAKTEPKDAGSEKSSGVVRLNTIRQIIEQDLHALLDVTPKAVDTLNYTQWYPIVIFLNPDSKQGIKTLRSRVAPGSSRSARKLYEQSVKLRKTCTHLFTATIDLNSANDGWYGSVKDSIQEQQDRAVWVCEGKLEGSEQDLDLHDDRMSYLSAMSADYLSMDSRLTSDYEDTADEGGAYTDNELDEPLDEPQPVSAIARSSEPVLPDEKLHPEPRARVRRSGSREKLNRDPSPPPSFVPEPPKVRAQTRTDSTRSYDSHSSSTISSDVVGGNRPLPPPVALKPSVPRMPSEERVPVREEDDPASKSFLGKIKAFEKMDHLARAQRMLELQEAENARLEIAQKHPDIYAIPVKLPKPNLNRPQPIGSSSNPEPQAPSRPSYSETRGYEDQETEYRRQLADQTKRGYYNPQKYKDTEL comes from the exons ATGAAGACCGTCCTCAGCCTGCACAGGAAATGGGCCCACGCGGTCAAGACTATTCGCATCCTGCAGGGACTC AACCCGGTGATGGAGGAGACTGTGTGGGAGCAGTACACTGTGACTCTGCAGAGG GATCCCAAGATGGGCTTTGGCATCGCAGTGTCGGGAGGTCGTGACAACCCGAATGAGGAAAGTGGCGAGACGTCCATCGTGGTGTCGGACGTCCTGCAGGGGGGGCCGGCTGATGGCTTGTTATT tgaGAACGACCGCGTGGTGCAGGTGAACGCCATCCCCATGGACGGGGCCACCCACTCCTTCGCCGTCTCGACCCTCAGGAAGTGCGGCAAAGTCGCCAAAATT ACAGTGAAGCGGCCCCGGAAGGTTCCGGTCAACCTGGTGAACCGTCCGTCCTCACCCGATGACCGAGTCTTCAACAATGACTACAACGATGATTACAACTACGACCAGGACCGCCGCAGTGTGTACAGCGGGCGGGACCACAGTCCGGAGAGGGAGCGAGGCGGAGGCTACCTGGATTCTGGCTATCAAACCCACGAGCGGGACCACGACAGGGATTTCGACCGGCGGGACCGCGGCAGGAACCCGGAGAGAGACCTCAGCCCGGACCGGCCGTACAGGAGGGACGGCAGCAGAGGTCGCATTCTAGATAAAGAGCGCAGCCCAGAGCGCCCCTACCGGAATGACAAGATGCTCGACCGTGACCACAGCCCGGATAGAAGATACCGCAGCGAGCGCACGCTGGACCGGGATCACAGCCCCGAGCGCCGCTACCGCAGCGAACGAGCCCTGGACCGGGAGAGCCCGGACCATCGCTTCCGCAACGAGAAAACCCTGGAGCGCAACCACAGCCCCTACCGGCGTGACAGCCCGGGCAGAGGCCACGGGCGCGACCACAGCTTTGAGCGAGGAAGGGATCGCATCCCCAGTGACCCGAGGAAGTACGACGAGCCGGTGAGACGCAGCGGCAGCAGGGATCGCCTGGACCGCTCGCCCTCCCCGGCCGCCATGCCCATCCCTCTGCCGCGCCCGGCCCGGGACCTGGAGCCGCTGGAGAAACCGCTGAacgtgctgctgctgaagaaacGACCCAACGAAG AGTACGGTCTTCGTCTGGGCAGCCAACTCTTCATCAAGGAGATGACCAGCACTGGACTCGCCAGCAGGGACGGGAACCTGCAGGAGGGAGACATCATACTGAAG atCAACGGCACCGTGACGGAGAACCTGTCCCTCAGCGACGCCGGGAAGCTGATCGAGAAGTCCCGCGggaagctgcagctggtggtGCAGAGGGACAAGCAGCAGGTGCTGATCCGCGTCCCCCCGATGGCCGACAGTGACTCTGAGCTCGATG aTATCTCAGAGATCGAGTCGTACCGCTCCTACTCGCCGCAGGACGACAGGCGGGGCCACCACTCCGacctctcctcccactcctccaaCGAGCGGCTGAGGGAGAAGCCCAG AGAGGAGCCGCCCAACCGGCTGGCCAAGATGGGCGCCATGCCAACACCGTTCAGAGTGCCCGACCGAGCCGTAGAAGACACGCCCCCTCTGCTgccagagagggaggagctaCCACCAGAGACGCCTCCAGTGAAACCAG TCGTCGCTGCAACACAAAAGTTCCATGCTCCTCCCAAAGTGCCACTGAAGCCAAATACAGAGGACCAGGAGGTTTACGG CCCGAACACGTTGATGGTGCGTTTCCAGAAAGGCGACAGCGTGGGTCTGAGGCTGGCCGGAGGAAACGATGTCGGCATCTTCATCGCCGGCGTTCAGGAGGACAGCGCGGCCGAGAAGGAGGGTCTCCGCACGGGGGACCAGATCATGAAG GTGAACAACACTGACTTCAGAGGAATGGTGCGTGAGGACGCTGTTCTCTTCCTCCTGGAGGTTCCTAAGGGAGAAGACATCACCATACTTGCTCAGAGTAAACCTGAAG tgtACAAGGACATTTTAGCGTCGGGCCGAGGCGACTCGTTCTTCATCAGGACTCACTTTGAGTTCGAGAAGGAGGCGCCGCAGTGTCTCCCTTTCTCCAGAGGGGAGATCTTCAAGGTGACGGACACACTGTACGATGGCAAACTGGGCAACTGGCTGGCGATCCGCAGCGACAAAGACAACCAGCTGTTAGAGAAAGGGATCATCCCCAACaagagcag GGCAGAGCAAATGTCCAACGTCCAGAACGCTGCTCGGGCGGCATCGGGCAACGACCGAGGAGACTTCTGGAGGCTGAGAGGTCAAAGAGCAGCGAAGAAGAAGGATATCCGCAAGAGCCGAGAGGACCTGAGCGCCGCGCCGGTCACCACCCGATTCCCCGCCTACGAGAGAGTGGTCCTGCGTGAAG CTGGATTCAAAAGGCCTGTGGTGATTTTCGGGCCCATTTCTGATACAGTGAATGAGAAACTGGCCAATGACATGCCGGACAAGTTTGTCATCGCCA AAACGGAGCCTAAAGACGCAGGAAGTGAGAAATCCTCGGGAGTGGTGAGACTGAACACCATCCGACAGATCATTGAGCAG GACCTCCACGCCCTCCTGGATGTGACCCCCAAAGCCGTGGACACTCTGAACTACACACAGTGGTATCCCATCGTCATCTTCCTGAACCCGGACAGCAAGCAAGGCATCAAGACCCTGAGGAGCCGCGTGGCACCGGGATCCAGCCGCAGCGCTCGCAAGCTGTACGAGCAGTCCGTCAAGCTGAGGAAGACCTGCACTCACCTTTTCACCG CGACCATCGACCTGAACTCGGCCAACGACGGCTGGTACGGCAGCGTGAAGGATTCTATTCAGGAGCAGCAGGACCGAgccgtgtgggtgtgtgaggggAAG CTCGAAGGCTCGGAGCAGGACCTGGATCTCCACGATGACCGCATGTCCTACCTGTCGGCAATGAGCGCCGACTACCTGAGCATGGACAGCCGACTGACCAGCGACTACGAGGACACCGCGGACGAGGGCGGGGCTTACACCGACAACGAGCTGGACGAGCCCCTGGACGAGCCTCAGCCCGTGTCGGCCATCGCCCGGTCGTCAGAGCCGGTGCTGCCGGACGAG aagctTCACCCTGAGCCTCGGGCCCGTGTGCGGAGGtcagggagcagagagaagctGAACAGAGACCCCAGCCCTCCCCCCTCTTTTGTCCCTGAACCCCCGAAG GTGCGTGCTCAGACCCGGACCGACTCCACGCGGAGCTATGACTCTCACTCCAGCAGCACCATCAGCAGTGACGTAGTGGGCGGGAACAGGCCGCTCCCCCCTCCCGTGGCCCTGAAGCCCTCCGTCCCCCGCATGCCCTCGGAGGAGCGGGTCCCggtcagagaggaggacgaCCCCGCCTCCAAATCCTTCCTGGGCAAG